The following coding sequences are from one Quadrisphaera sp. RL12-1S window:
- a CDS encoding M23 family metallopeptidase, whose product MTALPDIPHPSRSLLDELVLLEGGTEAPPSRRTGPGLELVTAPPARTPFVVRACARARGTASLVGAGLVASGVALHLLPLPWPQLAGQAATVAGLAGVLLVAVAALLSVLAPRGRWSSLQLVSAPLAGNCVEADDLSSTGPGSYGRAHAVGLVLDVAVPDPAAVPVPGRRAAAARRLGLLPVGDAATFGEPVLCPADATVLRVVEGARDHACRQGRLARAAGGLLDAARELVGARAVLGNHVVLDCGGGRYAVLPHLQRRSVRVSPGDRVLPGQVVAAVGCSGAVPEPQAQLLVVDTPHLRMAAGIPVRVAPVA is encoded by the coding sequence GTGACCGCACTGCCGGACATCCCGCACCCCTCCCGCTCCCTCCTGGACGAGCTGGTGCTGCTGGAGGGCGGTACCGAGGCTCCCCCGTCACGGCGGACGGGGCCCGGCCTCGAGCTGGTCACGGCCCCGCCCGCGCGCACGCCGTTCGTGGTGCGCGCGTGCGCCCGCGCCCGCGGCACCGCCTCGCTGGTGGGCGCCGGGCTGGTGGCCTCCGGCGTGGCGCTGCACCTGCTGCCGCTGCCGTGGCCGCAGCTGGCCGGCCAGGCCGCGACGGTGGCCGGCCTCGCGGGCGTGCTCCTCGTGGCCGTGGCCGCACTGCTGTCGGTGCTCGCTCCCCGGGGCCGCTGGTCGTCGCTGCAGCTGGTGTCGGCGCCGCTGGCGGGCAACTGCGTGGAAGCCGACGACCTCTCCTCCACCGGCCCGGGCTCGTACGGCCGGGCGCACGCCGTGGGCCTGGTGCTCGACGTCGCCGTCCCCGACCCGGCCGCTGTGCCGGTGCCCGGCCGCCGCGCTGCCGCCGCCCGCCGCCTGGGCCTGCTGCCCGTGGGCGACGCCGCGACCTTCGGCGAGCCGGTGCTGTGCCCCGCCGACGCCACCGTGCTGCGCGTCGTGGAGGGCGCGCGCGACCACGCCTGCCGCCAGGGCCGCCTGGCCCGCGCCGCCGGCGGCCTGCTGGACGCCGCGCGCGAGCTGGTCGGGGCGCGCGCCGTGCTCGGCAACCACGTGGTGCTGGACTGCGGGGGCGGCCGGTACGCCGTCCTGCCGCACCTGCAGCGCCGCTCCGTGCGGGTCAGCCCCGGTGACCGCGTGCTGCCCGGCCAGGTGGTGGCGGCGGTCGGCTGCTCCGGCGCCGTCCCCGAGCCGCAGGCCCAGCTGCTCGTGGTGGACACCCCGCACCTGCGCATGGCCGCCGGCATCCCGGTCCGGGTGGCCCCGGTCGCCTGA
- a CDS encoding HAD family hydrolase, with amino-acid sequence MSTLPADDRFAQPSPGDVEHGPADPLDAGAGQPPLRVVLLDVNETLSDTSALAAAFQDAGAPGHIAAAWFAGVLRDGLALTLHGAPARFADVALAGARTALAGAGVAADHVEAGAVAVVDAVGSLPLHPDVVPGLAALRQRGLRLVPLSQGAGGTTDRLLRSGGAGDLVEGALSVADAPGGLWKPSASTYAWALDQVGASPAEALLVAVHPWDVDGAARAGLSTAWVDRSGGTPYPQVMAEPDLVVPGLDALADLLG; translated from the coding sequence GTGAGCACGCTCCCCGCCGACGACCGCTTCGCCCAGCCCTCTCCCGGCGACGTGGAGCACGGCCCCGCCGACCCCCTCGACGCCGGCGCCGGGCAGCCGCCCCTGCGGGTGGTGCTGCTCGACGTCAACGAGACCCTCAGCGACACCTCCGCCCTGGCGGCGGCCTTCCAGGACGCCGGAGCGCCCGGCCACATCGCGGCGGCCTGGTTCGCCGGGGTGCTCCGCGACGGGCTCGCGCTGACCCTGCACGGCGCCCCGGCCCGCTTCGCCGACGTCGCCCTGGCCGGGGCGCGCACGGCTCTCGCGGGCGCCGGCGTGGCCGCCGACCACGTCGAGGCCGGCGCGGTGGCCGTGGTCGACGCGGTCGGGTCGCTGCCGCTGCACCCCGACGTCGTCCCCGGGCTGGCGGCGCTGCGGCAGCGCGGGCTGAGGCTGGTGCCCCTGAGCCAGGGCGCCGGCGGCACCACCGACCGGCTGCTGCGCTCGGGCGGCGCCGGGGACCTCGTGGAGGGGGCGCTGTCGGTGGCCGACGCTCCGGGTGGCCTCTGGAAGCCGTCCGCGAGCACGTACGCCTGGGCCCTGGACCAGGTCGGTGCCTCCCCGGCCGAGGCCCTCCTCGTGGCCGTGCACCCGTGGGACGTCGACGGCGCGGCGCGCGCCGGCCTGTCGACGGCGTGGGTCGACAGGTCGGGCGGGACGCCCTACCCGCAGGTCATGGCGGAGCCGGACCTGGTGGTACCGGGCCTGGACGCGCTCGCCGACCTGCTGGGCTGA
- a CDS encoding CPBP family intramembrane glutamic endopeptidase encodes MLVAALSLGRSGVYAVVQLIALATAAGGVAAGTATLNPSRSPRPYLDLTYQLLGIGFALVPVLLCLFLLAGGTSGRGRLLPAVGRVCHRTGFDLRRPGRDLLHGVGLAAAIGIPGLGLYFLGRAVGITAQVQASALGGDWWTVPVLVLSAAQNAVLEEVVVVAYLLDRLPRLGLRRPAWLGRLSPQAWTVAWVVAASALLRGSYHLYQGYGPGFGNVVMGVVFALVYWRTRRVMPLVVAHTLLDVVAFVGYQYLAGPLGLT; translated from the coding sequence CTGCTCGTGGCCGCGCTGTCGCTGGGCCGCTCCGGCGTGTACGCCGTCGTCCAGCTCATCGCCCTGGCGACGGCTGCCGGCGGGGTCGCCGCCGGCACAGCCACCCTCAACCCCTCGCGCAGCCCGCGCCCCTACCTCGACCTCACCTACCAGCTGCTCGGCATCGGGTTCGCCCTGGTGCCGGTCCTGCTGTGCCTGTTCCTGCTCGCCGGCGGCACGTCGGGTCGCGGGCGGCTGCTCCCGGCGGTGGGCCGGGTCTGCCACCGGACCGGCTTCGACCTGCGCCGCCCCGGCCGAGACCTGCTGCACGGGGTCGGGCTGGCCGCCGCCATCGGGATCCCCGGGCTCGGCCTGTACTTCCTGGGGCGCGCCGTCGGGATCACCGCGCAGGTGCAGGCCTCGGCGCTGGGCGGTGACTGGTGGACGGTCCCGGTGCTCGTCCTCTCCGCGGCGCAGAACGCCGTGCTCGAGGAGGTGGTGGTGGTCGCCTACCTCCTCGACCGGCTGCCCCGTCTCGGGCTGCGCCGCCCGGCGTGGCTCGGCCGCCTGTCTCCGCAGGCCTGGACGGTGGCGTGGGTCGTGGCGGCCAGCGCGCTGCTGCGCGGCAGCTACCACCTCTACCAGGGGTACGGCCCCGGCTTCGGCAACGTGGTGATGGGCGTGGTCTTCGCCCTCGTCTACTGGCGCACGCGCCGCGTCATGCCGCTGGTGGTCGCCCACACGCTGCTCGACGTCGTCGCGTTCGTCGGGTACCAGTACCTCGCGGGACCGCTCGGGCTGACCTGA
- the purB gene encoding adenylosuccinate lyase, whose translation MSTPTPAAAPSSSSAPSSAPLADAGYALGALDGRYRATVSPLVEHLSEAALNRERLRVEVEWLVHLTATGAVPGARRLTEDEVASVRGLVDGFGAGVVEEMAAIERETVHDVKAVEVWLRRQLAGGSAADLVELVHFCLTSEDVNNLSYALMVRGAVQQVWLPAARSLHAQLVQMAHDSAGAAALARTHGQPATPTTLGKELAVTAARLDRQLRRVERADFLGKLNGATGTYAAHVVAVPTTDWQEVSRTFVEGLGLQWNPLTTQIESHDWQAELYSDVARFNRVLHDLCTDVWSYISLGYFAQVRGQGTVGSSTMPHKVNPIRFENAEANLEVSSALLDVLASTLVTSRLQRDLTDSSMQRNIGTAFGHSLLAVDNVRKGLAGLDVDPAALARDLDANWEVLGEAVQSVMRAASVAGVPGMDDPYSRLKELTRGRRVDAEGMRAFVSGLGLPDDARDRLLALTPGTYTGIAEQLARTV comes from the coding sequence GTGAGCACTCCCACGCCTGCTGCTGCGCCGTCGTCGTCGTCCGCGCCGTCGTCCGCGCCCCTGGCGGACGCCGGCTACGCCCTCGGGGCCCTCGACGGCCGCTACCGCGCCACCGTCTCCCCGCTCGTGGAGCACCTGTCCGAGGCCGCCCTCAACCGCGAGCGGCTGCGGGTGGAGGTCGAGTGGCTGGTGCACCTGACCGCCACGGGCGCGGTGCCGGGAGCGCGGCGCCTCACCGAGGACGAGGTCGCCTCCGTGCGCGGCCTGGTCGACGGGTTCGGCGCTGGCGTCGTGGAGGAGATGGCGGCCATCGAGCGGGAGACGGTGCACGACGTCAAGGCCGTGGAGGTGTGGCTGCGCCGCCAGCTGGCCGGCGGGTCGGCAGCCGACCTCGTCGAGCTGGTGCACTTCTGCCTGACCAGCGAGGACGTCAACAACCTCTCCTACGCGCTCATGGTCCGCGGCGCCGTGCAGCAGGTGTGGCTGCCGGCCGCGCGGTCCCTGCACGCGCAGCTGGTGCAGATGGCCCACGACTCCGCTGGCGCCGCCGCGCTGGCCCGCACGCACGGCCAGCCCGCCACCCCCACCACGCTGGGCAAGGAGCTGGCGGTGACCGCCGCCCGCTTGGACCGCCAGCTGCGCCGGGTGGAGCGCGCCGACTTCCTCGGCAAGCTCAACGGCGCCACCGGCACCTACGCGGCGCACGTCGTCGCCGTGCCCACCACGGACTGGCAGGAGGTCTCCCGCACGTTCGTAGAGGGCCTGGGTCTGCAGTGGAACCCACTGACCACCCAGATCGAGAGCCACGACTGGCAGGCGGAGCTCTACAGCGACGTCGCGCGGTTCAACCGGGTCCTGCACGACCTGTGCACCGACGTGTGGAGCTACATCTCGCTGGGCTACTTCGCGCAGGTGCGCGGCCAGGGCACGGTCGGCTCCAGCACCATGCCGCACAAGGTCAACCCGATCCGCTTCGAGAACGCCGAGGCGAACCTCGAGGTCTCCAGCGCCCTGCTCGACGTGCTCGCCTCCACGCTGGTGACCTCGCGGCTGCAGCGCGACCTCACCGACTCCTCCATGCAGCGCAACATCGGCACCGCGTTCGGGCACTCCCTGCTGGCGGTGGACAACGTGCGCAAGGGCCTGGCCGGCCTCGACGTCGACCCGGCGGCCCTCGCGCGGGACCTCGACGCCAACTGGGAGGTGCTCGGCGAGGCGGTCCAGTCCGTCATGCGCGCGGCGTCGGTGGCGGGCGTGCCCGGCATGGACGACCCGTACTCCCGCCTCAAGGAGCTGACCCGCGGTCGACGCGTTGACGCCGAGGGCATGCGCGCCTTCGTCTCCGGCCTGGGCCTGCCGGACGACGCCCGCGACCGCCTGCTGGCGCTCACCCCGGGCACCTACACCGGCATCGCCGAGCAGCTCGCGCGCACCGTCTGA
- a CDS encoding aldo/keto reductase, whose product MTSLPSTSTTASGTGAVPLGDTGIDLHPLCLGGNVFGWSADEEASRAVLDAYAEAGGNLVDTADVYSAWVPGHHGGESETVIGRWLADRHPGGGAVHVATKTGAAEGAELSPSAVDAALDASLGRLGQDSVALYYAHRDQEHRPVEEVVRAFAATVTSGRARAWAVSNWSAERIDGAVAAAQEAGLPGPVAVQNAGSAVTRTDPSVVDACRRHGLLAMPYGALASGFLTGKYSRGGEVPESVRADGVGKRYSDERSWAVLDAVRAVAQARGAELSTVALAWLRAQGAVPIASARTPQQLPALLAVTAVELSADERESITTAGL is encoded by the coding sequence ATGACCAGCCTCCCCAGCACGAGCACCACGGCCAGCGGCACCGGTGCGGTGCCCCTCGGTGACACCGGCATCGACCTGCACCCCCTCTGCCTCGGCGGCAACGTCTTCGGCTGGAGCGCCGACGAGGAGGCCTCCCGCGCCGTCCTCGACGCCTACGCCGAGGCGGGCGGCAACCTCGTCGACACCGCCGACGTCTACTCCGCGTGGGTCCCCGGCCACCACGGGGGCGAGAGCGAGACCGTGATCGGCCGGTGGCTCGCGGACCGCCACCCCGGGGGCGGGGCCGTGCACGTGGCCACCAAGACCGGGGCCGCCGAGGGCGCCGAGCTCTCGCCGTCCGCCGTCGACGCCGCCCTGGACGCCTCGCTGGGACGTCTCGGCCAGGACTCCGTGGCGCTGTACTACGCCCACCGCGACCAGGAGCACCGCCCGGTCGAGGAGGTCGTGAGGGCCTTCGCCGCCACGGTGACCAGCGGCCGGGCCCGCGCGTGGGCGGTGAGCAACTGGAGCGCCGAGCGCATCGACGGCGCCGTGGCCGCCGCCCAGGAGGCCGGACTGCCCGGCCCGGTCGCGGTGCAGAACGCCGGCAGCGCCGTGACCCGCACCGACCCGTCGGTGGTGGACGCCTGCCGCCGCCACGGCCTGCTCGCCATGCCCTACGGCGCGCTGGCCTCCGGCTTCCTCACCGGCAAGTACTCCCGCGGCGGGGAGGTGCCGGAGTCGGTGCGCGCCGACGGCGTGGGGAAGCGCTACAGCGACGAGCGCAGCTGGGCCGTGCTGGACGCCGTCCGCGCTGTGGCGCAGGCCCGCGGAGCGGAGCTGAGCACGGTGGCGCTGGCGTGGCTGCGCGCCCAGGGCGCGGTGCCCATCGCCTCGGCGCGCACGCCGCAGCAGCTGCCCGCTCTGCTGGCGGTCACCGCGGTGGAGCTGTCCGCCGACGAGCGGGAGAGCATCACCACCGCCGGCCTCTGA